In a genomic window of Saccharothrix sp. HUAS TT1:
- the ltaE gene encoding low-specificity L-threonine aldolase, translating to MIELRSDTFTLPTPDMLKAMVDAPLGDDVYGEDPTVRGLEELAAEVFGKQAACLTPSGTMANLTAIMAHAPRGAKVLVGDESDIHIYEAGGASVLGGVVYEPVRTAADGTLALDDLARGFPDDPDDPQFALPALICLENTHNRAGGKVLPLDYLARVRRFADERGVAVHLDGARVFNAAVASDVPVARIAEHVDSVQFCLSKGLGAPIGSIVVGSAEFITRARRLRKMLGGGMRQAGVIAAAGILAITAADRLAEDHANARRLAEGLAEVDGVEVDPAAVQTNIVMFRVTDRRFTWQSFVASAAAEGLAVGELGHGRIRAVTHSGVSAADVDRAVAVVRDVVGRGPIG from the coding sequence GTGATCGAGCTGCGCAGCGACACCTTCACCCTGCCCACGCCGGACATGCTCAAGGCGATGGTCGACGCGCCGCTGGGCGACGACGTGTACGGCGAGGACCCGACCGTGCGCGGGCTGGAGGAGCTGGCCGCCGAGGTGTTCGGCAAGCAGGCCGCGTGCCTCACGCCCAGCGGCACCATGGCGAACCTCACCGCGATCATGGCGCACGCGCCGCGCGGGGCGAAGGTGCTGGTCGGCGACGAGTCCGACATCCACATCTACGAGGCGGGCGGCGCGTCGGTGCTGGGCGGCGTGGTCTACGAGCCGGTCCGCACCGCCGCCGACGGCACGCTGGCCCTGGACGACCTGGCCCGCGGCTTCCCCGACGACCCCGACGACCCGCAGTTCGCGCTGCCCGCGCTGATCTGCCTGGAGAACACGCACAACCGGGCGGGCGGCAAGGTGCTGCCGCTGGACTACCTGGCGCGGGTGCGGCGGTTCGCCGACGAGCGCGGCGTGGCCGTGCACCTGGACGGCGCGCGCGTGTTCAACGCCGCCGTGGCGTCGGACGTGCCGGTCGCCCGGATCGCCGAGCACGTCGACTCGGTGCAGTTCTGCCTGTCCAAGGGCCTGGGCGCGCCCATCGGCTCGATCGTCGTGGGTTCGGCGGAGTTCATCACGAGGGCCCGGCGGCTGCGCAAGATGCTCGGCGGCGGCATGCGCCAGGCCGGGGTGATCGCCGCCGCGGGCATCCTGGCCATCACCGCCGCCGACCGGCTCGCCGAGGACCACGCCAACGCGCGCCGCCTGGCGGAGGGGCTGGCCGAGGTGGACGGCGTCGAGGTCGACCCGGCTGCCGTGCAGACCAACATCGTGATGTTCCGGGTCACCGACCGCCGGTTCACCTGGCAGTCGTTCGTGGCCTCGGCCGCGGCCGAGGGCCTGGCCGTCGGCGAGCTGGGGCACGGCCGCATCCGCGCCGTCACGCACTCCGGCGTCAGCGCGGCCGACGTGGACCGGGCGGTGGCCGTGGTCCGCGACGTGGTGGGGCGGGGGCCGATCGGATGA
- a CDS encoding condensation domain-containing protein produces the protein MTQEEIRSATESIPLSPAQHGIWFTEQFDGPTSTYHISFAHRLRGPLAADALDAALSALVQRHEPLRTRIDLSTGEPRQLVLPTVHASAKRVDLSGRPDAEAEAARENEDHVLRPFRLDRENPFRVLLVRLAEDHHILSVVLHHICADGLSLPVFCGDLAAFYRGEPPPPLRETYTAHARRAAAEPPDTEALARWRERLRGAPPLALPTDRPRPRIRSPHGGRVPLTVDPELVRRARDHARRHGATLFMVLLANFFAVLARRSGEHDLSVGVPLSGREGADEEAMIGLFTNTVVLRVDVSGAPAFPELLRRVRSTAFDAYDDGHVPFQQVVEAVSPPRDLSRTPLFQAVFTVQDFAEDDLRLPGVTATPVPLPSRTSEFEVELELAWDGAGLVGFVAHSTDLFDRATAAALADDYLSLLREHLEEPR, from the coding sequence GTGACCCAGGAAGAAATCCGGTCGGCCACCGAGAGCATCCCGCTGTCCCCCGCACAACACGGCATCTGGTTCACCGAGCAATTCGACGGACCGACCAGCACCTACCACATCTCGTTCGCCCACCGGCTGCGCGGACCGCTCGCCGCCGACGCGCTCGACGCCGCGTTGTCGGCATTGGTCCAACGGCATGAACCATTGCGCACCCGGATCGACCTGAGCACCGGCGAGCCGCGACAGCTCGTACTGCCGACGGTCCACGCATCCGCCAAACGGGTCGATTTATCCGGACGCCCCGACGCCGAGGCGGAGGCCGCCCGGGAAAACGAAGATCACGTTCTGCGACCTTTCCGGCTGGACCGGGAGAACCCGTTCCGGGTGCTGCTGGTGCGATTGGCCGAAGATCACCACATCCTTTCGGTGGTGCTCCACCACATCTGCGCGGACGGCCTGTCGCTGCCGGTTTTCTGCGGCGACCTGGCCGCGTTCTACCGCGGCGAGCCGCCACCGCCGCTGCGTGAGACCTACACCGCGCACGCGCGGCGCGCGGCGGCCGAGCCGCCGGACACCGAGGCGTTGGCCCGGTGGCGGGAGCGGCTGCGCGGCGCGCCGCCGCTCGCGCTGCCCACCGACCGGCCGCGGCCGCGCATCCGGTCGCCGCACGGCGGACGCGTCCCGCTGACCGTCGACCCCGAGCTGGTGCGGCGCGCCCGCGACCACGCGCGGCGGCACGGCGCGACGCTGTTCATGGTGCTGCTGGCCAACTTCTTCGCCGTGCTGGCCCGCCGGTCCGGCGAGCACGACCTGAGCGTCGGCGTGCCGCTGTCCGGCCGCGAGGGCGCGGACGAGGAGGCCATGATCGGCCTGTTCACCAACACCGTCGTGCTGCGGGTGGACGTGTCCGGCGCGCCCGCGTTCCCCGAGCTGCTGCGCCGGGTGCGGTCGACCGCGTTCGACGCCTACGACGACGGCCACGTGCCGTTCCAGCAGGTGGTGGAGGCGGTCTCGCCGCCGCGCGACCTCTCCCGGACCCCGCTGTTCCAGGCGGTGTTCACCGTCCAGGACTTCGCCGAGGACGACCTGCGGCTGCCCGGCGTGACCGCCACGCCGGTGCCGCTGCCCAGCCGGACCAGCGAGTTCGAGGTGGAGCTGGAGCTGGCCTGGGACGGCGCGGGCCTGGTCGGCTTCGTCGCCCACAGCACCGACCTGTTCGACCGCGCCACGGCCGCCGCGCTGGCCGACGACTACCTGTCCCTGCTCCGCGAGCACCTGGAGGAACCCCGGTGA
- a CDS encoding MbtH family protein produces MAERDDEDTRTYAVVVNDEEQYSVWPADREVPAGWRAEGVTGAKDECLAHIAEVWTDMRPLSLRRKTSQGAA; encoded by the coding sequence ATGGCCGAGCGCGACGACGAGGACACCCGCACCTACGCGGTCGTGGTGAACGACGAGGAGCAGTACTCGGTGTGGCCCGCCGACCGGGAGGTGCCGGCGGGGTGGCGGGCCGAGGGCGTGACCGGCGCGAAGGACGAGTGCCTGGCGCACATCGCCGAGGTCTGGACCGACATGCGCCCGCTGAGCCTGCGGCGAAAGACGTCCCAGGGCGCGGCGTGA
- a CDS encoding FBP domain-containing protein gives MKGNRVRPTPAEEIRKSFVNCSKGEAKKLTLPADLDSKDWSETDFLGWVDPRAVNNAYLVLPWDEGVVGVVLRANNPPKSALRSSTCAFCLTTHVLSDVGLFAAPKAGAAGRRGNTVGTYVCADLACSAYVRRKRRPSAPQPAETIGDDERIARMLGNINQFVAKVLV, from the coding sequence ATGAAGGGCAATAGGGTGCGGCCGACCCCGGCGGAGGAAATTCGAAAGTCGTTCGTCAACTGCTCGAAAGGCGAAGCGAAGAAGCTCACCCTACCCGCCGACCTCGATTCGAAGGACTGGTCGGAAACCGACTTCCTCGGCTGGGTCGACCCGCGCGCGGTGAACAACGCCTATCTCGTGCTGCCCTGGGACGAGGGGGTGGTGGGCGTCGTGCTGCGGGCGAACAACCCGCCGAAGAGCGCGCTGAGGTCGTCCACGTGCGCGTTCTGCCTGACCACCCACGTGCTGTCCGACGTGGGGTTGTTCGCCGCGCCGAAGGCGGGCGCGGCCGGTCGACGCGGCAACACCGTCGGCACCTACGTGTGCGCTGACCTGGCCTGTTCCGCCTACGTGCGGCGCAAGCGGCGGCCATCGGCGCCGCAGCCCGCCGAGACGATCGGCGACGACGAGCGGATCGCGCGGATGCTCGGCAACATCAACCAGTTCGTCGCGAAGGTCCTCGTCTGA
- a CDS encoding argininosuccinate lyase has translation MTALTGRLAANPADLLHDEVLRPQFEREVRHLLPHYVAVERVLVAEYRRMGVLTAGQADEVDALLAGIGPDTLTADPDANLSDVAFAVERHVEARLTRPAPHWHVDRSRNDLQACAQLMFARERLVELAGGLLGLTGAAHDLAAAHLTTPMPGHTHYQAAQVMTPGFYLAAQSGRLLHTARRLLATYDGIDACPLGAGAMTGQNLPWDRDRMARLLGFAAAGRNALTDVASRAWAAEITAELSLFGVTTSRFATDLITWAGAGFGFVDLPDELSGISSAMPQKKNFPVLERIRGRTAHLTSCHVDAVLGQRGTPYTNLVEVSKEAGAQLYDALDTARSVVRLLTAVLERLEFRVDRMRAACEREYLGGFALATSLTLRAGVPWRRAQVLAGRYVVAALDAGLPPTTPDPELLTRVAAEAGHAVAEPGELLAAAFDVDRSLRATPTTGSAHPDAVAAELVAQRAEHAALTDEWAARRARLDRARDIG, from the coding sequence GTGACGGCGCTGACCGGTCGGCTGGCCGCGAACCCGGCCGACCTGCTCCACGACGAGGTGCTGCGCCCGCAGTTCGAGCGGGAGGTCCGCCACCTGCTGCCGCACTACGTGGCGGTCGAGCGCGTGCTGGTGGCCGAGTACCGGCGGATGGGCGTGCTCACCGCCGGGCAGGCCGACGAGGTGGACGCCCTGCTCGCCGGGATCGGGCCGGACACCCTGACCGCCGACCCGGACGCGAACCTGTCCGACGTCGCCTTCGCGGTGGAGCGGCACGTCGAGGCCCGGCTGACCCGCCCCGCCCCGCACTGGCACGTGGACCGCAGCCGCAACGACCTCCAGGCGTGCGCGCAGCTGATGTTCGCCCGCGAGCGCCTGGTCGAGCTGGCCGGCGGGCTGCTCGGGCTGACCGGGGCGGCGCACGACCTGGCCGCCGCGCACCTGACCACGCCGATGCCCGGCCACACGCACTACCAGGCCGCGCAGGTGATGACGCCCGGCTTCTACCTGGCCGCGCAGTCCGGCCGGCTGCTGCACACCGCGCGCCGGTTGTTGGCCACCTACGACGGGATCGACGCCTGCCCGCTCGGCGCGGGCGCGATGACCGGGCAGAACCTGCCGTGGGACCGCGACCGGATGGCGCGGCTGCTCGGCTTCGCCGCCGCCGGCCGCAACGCGCTGACCGACGTGGCCTCGCGCGCGTGGGCCGCCGAGATCACCGCCGAGCTGTCCCTGTTCGGCGTGACGACCAGCCGGTTCGCCACCGACCTGATCACCTGGGCGGGCGCCGGGTTCGGCTTCGTCGACCTGCCCGACGAGCTGAGCGGCATCTCCTCGGCGATGCCGCAGAAGAAGAACTTCCCGGTGCTGGAACGCATCCGGGGCCGCACCGCGCACCTCACCTCGTGCCACGTGGACGCGGTGCTCGGCCAGCGCGGCACGCCGTACACGAACCTGGTCGAGGTGTCCAAGGAGGCCGGCGCCCAGCTGTACGACGCGCTGGACACCGCGCGGTCGGTGGTGCGGCTGCTGACCGCCGTGCTGGAGCGGCTGGAGTTCCGGGTCGACCGGATGCGCGCGGCCTGCGAGCGCGAGTACCTAGGCGGATTCGCGCTGGCCACCTCGCTGACGCTGCGCGCGGGCGTGCCGTGGCGGCGGGCGCAGGTGCTGGCCGGCCGGTACGTGGTCGCGGCGCTCGACGCGGGACTGCCGCCGACGACGCCGGACCCGGAGCTGCTGACGCGCGTCGCGGCCGAGGCCGGGCACGCGGTGGCCGAGCCGGGCGAGCTGCTGGCGGCGGCGTTCGACGTCGACCGCAGCCTGCGCGCCACGCCGACCACCGGGTCCGCGCACCCGGACGCGGTCGCGGCCGAGCTGGTCGCCCAGCGCGCGGAGCACGCGGCGCTGACCGACGAGTGGGCGGCCCGGCGCGCCCGGCTCGACCGCGCGCGGGACATCGGGTAA
- a CDS encoding amino acid adenylation domain-containing protein codes for MVEDRVADSGGRTAVVFGAERVTYAELDARANGLAHRLVEAGVGLDDVVALCVDRSVEMVVALLAILKAGGAYLPLDPELPANRVAQITAVARARVCVVTDDHRALLPDDVTAVPPTAPPRTDRPDRRASGANLVSVYFTSGSTGVPKGVASSHEGWVNRMTWSQREHRLRPGDTVLHKTTLTFDDSALELFWPLTVGARVAVLEPGAHRDPRAILDALQAHRSAYLQVVPSMLTMLLDELERGGWDLSALRDVTSSGEALPPETTGRFLALLPSVRLHNTWGATEVSIDSTNHTCGPADAADTGAVSVGVPFDNNRVHVLDADFAEVGVGEVGDLHIAGVGLARGYLGDPAATARAFLPNPFSPGERLYRTGDRGYRRPDGTVKFVGRDDHQVKIRGMRVELGEVESALRRSPLVRDAVVALRRLGEDDHLVAYTTPADPDRALDPEELRDLVADRLPKHMVPSVVVVLDALPLNANGKVDRAKLPTPARPRGGDAEYVPCEGPAQEAVAEMWRDLLGLDRVGARDDFFDLGGHSLMATRFTARVRQRFDVDLPVRAVFGTPTVAELAEEIERLLVAKIDDMSEDEVRALLGGAE; via the coding sequence TTGGTCGAGGACCGCGTCGCCGACTCCGGCGGGCGCACCGCCGTCGTCTTCGGCGCCGAGCGGGTCACCTACGCCGAGCTGGACGCGCGGGCCAACGGGCTGGCGCACCGGCTGGTCGAGGCCGGTGTCGGGCTGGACGACGTGGTGGCCCTGTGCGTCGACCGGTCGGTGGAGATGGTGGTCGCGCTGCTGGCGATCCTGAAGGCGGGCGGCGCGTACCTGCCGCTGGACCCGGAGCTGCCCGCGAACCGCGTCGCCCAGATCACGGCGGTCGCGCGGGCCCGGGTCTGCGTGGTGACCGACGACCACCGCGCGCTGCTGCCCGACGACGTGACGGCCGTGCCGCCGACGGCGCCGCCCCGGACCGACCGGCCGGACCGGCGCGCGAGCGGCGCGAACCTCGTCTCGGTCTACTTCACCTCCGGCTCCACGGGCGTGCCGAAGGGCGTGGCCAGCAGCCACGAGGGCTGGGTGAACCGGATGACCTGGTCCCAGCGCGAGCACCGGCTGCGGCCGGGCGACACCGTGCTGCACAAGACGACCCTGACGTTCGACGACTCGGCGCTGGAGCTGTTCTGGCCGTTGACGGTCGGCGCCCGCGTGGCCGTCCTGGAACCCGGCGCGCACCGCGACCCGCGGGCGATCCTCGACGCCCTGCAGGCGCACCGCAGCGCGTACCTCCAGGTGGTGCCGAGCATGTTGACGATGCTGCTGGACGAGCTGGAGCGCGGCGGCTGGGACCTGTCGGCGCTGCGCGACGTGACGTCCAGCGGCGAGGCGCTGCCGCCGGAGACCACCGGCCGGTTCCTGGCGCTGCTGCCGTCGGTCCGCCTGCACAACACCTGGGGCGCGACCGAGGTGTCGATCGACTCGACCAACCACACGTGCGGCCCGGCGGACGCGGCGGACACCGGCGCGGTGTCGGTCGGCGTCCCGTTCGACAACAACCGCGTGCACGTGCTCGACGCCGACTTCGCGGAGGTCGGGGTCGGCGAGGTCGGCGACCTGCACATCGCGGGCGTCGGGCTGGCCCGCGGCTACCTGGGCGACCCGGCGGCCACCGCGCGGGCGTTCCTGCCCAACCCGTTCTCGCCCGGCGAACGGCTCTACCGCACCGGCGACCGCGGCTACCGGCGGCCGGACGGCACGGTCAAGTTCGTCGGCCGCGACGACCACCAGGTCAAGATCCGCGGCATGCGGGTCGAGCTGGGCGAGGTCGAGTCGGCCCTGCGCCGCTCGCCGCTGGTCCGCGACGCGGTCGTGGCGCTGCGCCGCCTCGGCGAGGACGACCACCTGGTCGCCTACACCACCCCGGCCGACCCGGACCGCGCGCTCGACCCCGAGGAGCTGCGCGACCTGGTCGCCGACCGGCTGCCCAAGCACATGGTGCCGTCGGTGGTCGTCGTGCTGGACGCGTTGCCGCTCAACGCCAACGGCAAGGTCGACCGGGCGAAGCTGCCCACCCCGGCCCGGCCGCGCGGCGGTGACGCCGAGTACGTGCCGTGCGAGGGCCCCGCGCAGGAGGCGGTCGCCGAGATGTGGCGCGACCTGCTCGGCCTGGACCGCGTCGGCGCGCGGGACGACTTCTTCGACCTCGGCGGCCACTCGCTGATGGCGACCCGGTTCACGGCCAGGGTGCGGCAGCGCTTCGACGTGGACCTGCCGGTGCGCGCGGTGTTCGGCACCCCCACGGTGGCCGAGCTGGCCGAGGAGATCGAGCGCCTGCTGGTGGCGAAGATCGACGACATGTCCGAGGACGAGGTGCGCGCGCTGCTCGGCGGCGCCGAGTGA
- a CDS encoding pyridoxal-phosphate dependent enzyme — MIFDDITDAIGHTPLVRLRVPAAEGVEVYAKLELQNLFGMKDRVAANIILEAKRVGALADGAHIVESSSGTMALGVALVGTSLGHPVHIVTDPRVDRMTLAKLRALGCEVHVVEAMTSHGWQSARLERLEQLMADLPGAFWPQQYSNPDNPGAYRRLAREVLADLGAFDVLVGSVGSGGSLCGTSRALRESLPELHVVGVDCVGSALFDQPDEPRRLQSGLGNSLLPKNLDRTLLDEVHWLNDHEAFAATRALAAEQGIFAGNTSGSVYRVLTDVARRAEPGTKVVGIFPDRGDRYADTVYSDEFWEASGLTGSAAADAPEQVDYGTEVTRWSRAVNKSGLDLDRHLVFVEANTTGTGMIALDLAVGLGLRPVLLTGKPERYAGLAATGAEVLVCDTNSTSALRTAVQDRFRREELAGVVSTSDFYTPAVAELAAWLGLPRNPVDAVRTCRDKSLLRRRLAEAGAPQPRFAVLEEPLAPGAVAEAIELVGLPCVVKPVDDSGSNLVLLCHDAEQVAAQAERVLAVRENVRGMPTARSVLVEQYARGPEFSVELFGWGGRTELVGVTRKSVTGGPHFVEHRHLFPAPLDPAVADALADAARRAVRAAGMALGATHTEVVLTDDGPAVVEVNPRLAGGMIPELIRLATGVELLEQQLRVAAGLPPDLAPSDDGCAGIAFLLAPRPGVLRAVTGAADAEAVPGIARVTVTAQVGATVRPPVNAYDRLGYVIARGATPEEVDAALTAALDLIDTRIEPEAGQ; from the coding sequence ATGATCTTCGACGACATCACCGACGCGATCGGCCACACGCCGCTGGTCCGCCTGCGGGTGCCGGCGGCCGAGGGGGTCGAGGTCTACGCGAAGCTCGAACTGCAGAACCTGTTCGGGATGAAGGACCGGGTGGCCGCGAACATCATCCTGGAGGCCAAGCGGGTCGGCGCGCTCGCCGACGGCGCGCACATCGTGGAGAGCTCGTCCGGCACGATGGCGCTCGGCGTGGCCTTGGTCGGCACCTCGCTCGGCCACCCGGTGCACATCGTCACCGACCCCCGGGTCGACCGGATGACGCTGGCCAAGCTGCGAGCCCTGGGCTGCGAGGTGCACGTCGTGGAGGCGATGACCTCGCACGGCTGGCAGAGCGCTCGCCTGGAGCGGCTGGAACAGCTGATGGCCGACCTGCCCGGCGCGTTCTGGCCGCAGCAGTACAGCAACCCCGACAACCCCGGCGCCTACCGCAGGCTCGCCCGCGAGGTGCTGGCCGACCTCGGCGCGTTCGACGTGCTGGTCGGGTCGGTCGGCAGCGGCGGCTCGCTGTGCGGCACCTCGCGCGCCCTGCGGGAGAGCCTGCCGGAGCTGCACGTGGTCGGCGTGGACTGCGTCGGCAGCGCCCTGTTCGACCAGCCCGACGAGCCGCGCCGGCTGCAGAGCGGCCTGGGCAACAGCCTGCTGCCGAAGAACCTCGACCGCACGCTGCTGGACGAGGTGCACTGGCTCAACGACCACGAGGCGTTCGCGGCGACCAGGGCCCTGGCGGCCGAGCAGGGCATCTTCGCCGGCAACACGTCCGGCTCGGTCTACCGGGTGCTCACCGACGTCGCCCGGCGGGCGGAGCCGGGGACCAAGGTGGTCGGCATCTTCCCCGACCGCGGCGACCGCTACGCCGACACCGTGTACAGCGACGAGTTCTGGGAGGCGTCCGGGCTGACCGGGTCGGCCGCTGCGGACGCGCCCGAGCAGGTCGACTACGGCACCGAGGTGACCCGGTGGTCGCGCGCGGTGAACAAGTCCGGGCTGGACCTCGACCGGCACCTGGTGTTCGTGGAGGCGAACACCACCGGCACCGGGATGATCGCGCTGGACCTCGCGGTCGGCCTGGGGCTGCGGCCGGTGCTGCTGACCGGCAAGCCCGAGCGGTACGCGGGGCTGGCCGCGACCGGCGCCGAGGTGCTGGTGTGCGACACGAACTCGACGAGCGCGCTGCGCACCGCCGTGCAGGACCGGTTCCGGCGCGAGGAGCTGGCCGGGGTGGTGAGCACCAGCGACTTCTACACGCCCGCGGTGGCGGAGCTGGCCGCCTGGCTCGGCCTGCCGCGCAACCCGGTGGACGCGGTGCGCACGTGCCGGGACAAGTCGCTGCTGCGGCGGAGGTTGGCCGAGGCGGGGGCGCCGCAGCCCCGGTTCGCGGTGCTGGAGGAGCCCTTGGCGCCCGGAGCGGTGGCCGAGGCGATCGAGCTGGTCGGGCTGCCGTGCGTGGTGAAGCCGGTGGACGACTCCGGTTCCAACCTCGTGCTGCTGTGCCACGACGCCGAGCAGGTCGCCGCGCAGGCCGAGCGCGTGCTGGCCGTGCGCGAGAACGTCCGCGGCATGCCGACCGCCCGCAGCGTGCTGGTCGAGCAGTACGCCCGCGGCCCGGAGTTCAGCGTCGAGCTGTTCGGCTGGGGCGGTCGGACGGAGCTGGTCGGCGTCACCCGCAAGTCGGTCACCGGCGGCCCGCACTTCGTGGAGCACCGGCACCTGTTCCCCGCGCCGCTCGACCCCGCCGTCGCCGACGCCCTCGCCGACGCCGCCCGGCGGGCGGTGCGGGCGGCCGGGATGGCGCTGGGCGCCACGCACACCGAGGTCGTGCTGACCGACGACGGCCCCGCCGTGGTCGAGGTCAACCCCCGGCTCGCGGGCGGCATGATCCCCGAGCTGATCCGGCTGGCCACCGGGGTCGAGCTGCTGGAGCAGCAGCTGCGGGTGGCGGCGGGGCTGCCGCCGGACCTCGCGCCGTCGGACGACGGCTGCGCCGGCATCGCGTTCCTGCTCGCGCCGCGACCCGGTGTGCTGCGCGCGGTGACCGGGGCAGCCGACGCGGAGGCCGTGCCGGGGATCGCCCGGGTGACCGTGACCGCCCAGGTCGGCGCGACCGTGCGACCGCCCGTCAACGCCTACGACCGCCTGGGCTACGTCATCGCCCGCGGTGCGACGCCAGAGGAGGTCGACGCCGCGCTCACCGCCGCGCTCGACCTGATCGACACCCGCATCGAGCCGGAGGCAGGCCAGTGA